A genomic window from Sphingomonas taxi includes:
- the nirB gene encoding nitrite reductase large subunit NirB: protein MLMEHRVITPGSDAREHLVVIGNGMAGCRAVEELIARDPARYRVTIFGAEPHVNYNRIMLSPVLAGEKTFEQIVINDAAWYAANAITLVTSDPVQVIDRAAKTVTARSGLTVAYDRLLIATGSDPFIIPVPGKDLPGVISFRDMADVDHMLAAAGRGGAAVVIGGGLLGLEAAHGLTLRGMKVTVIHLMPTLMERQLDEAAGWLLKSALEARGQVILTEANTAEIVGDTHVEGVLLKDGTLIPASLVVMAVGIRPSVALARDAGLEIGRGIKVDDHMVTSDPSILAVGECVEHDGNVYGLVAPLWDMCRALADGLVGRHSGYRGSVTSTKLKVAGLDVFSAGDFSGGAGAEDIVLRDASRGIYKRVVVKDDRIVGAVLYGDTADGGWYFDLLRRGENIAPIRDMLIFGQSFASGGAQADPKAAVAALSDDAEVCGCNGVTKSKVVACIGAGNTTLDAVRATCKASASCGSCTGVVETLLAVTLGDDYSGERTVKTMCKCTSFGHDDVRREIVAQGMRSIPEVMQKMSWSTPDGCSSCRPALNYYLLCALPGAYKDDQQSRFVNERLHANIQKDGTYSVVPRMWGGVTNPRELRAIADVVEKYDAPLVKVTGGQRLDIFGIRKEDLPAVWADLNAAGMVSGHAYGKSLRTVKTCVGSDWCRFGTQDSTGLGVRIEQMTWGSWMPHKFKIAVSGCPRNCAEATIKDFGVVCVDSGYELSVGGNGGIKVRATDFLCKVATEEEAMHHCAAFIQLYREEARYLERTAPWIERVGIDYIRTRIADDAAGRDALAARFLFSQTFMQDDPWTARVAGAHGEQHAPMARFTPIDATREMA from the coding sequence ATGCTGATGGAACATCGGGTCATCACCCCCGGGTCGGACGCCCGCGAGCATCTCGTCGTGATCGGCAACGGCATGGCCGGCTGCCGCGCGGTCGAGGAGCTGATCGCGCGCGATCCCGCCCGCTACCGCGTCACGATCTTCGGCGCCGAACCGCATGTGAACTACAATCGCATCATGCTCTCGCCGGTGCTCGCGGGCGAGAAGACCTTCGAGCAGATCGTCATCAACGACGCGGCCTGGTATGCGGCCAATGCGATCACGCTGGTGACCAGCGATCCGGTGCAGGTGATCGACCGCGCGGCGAAGACCGTCACCGCGCGATCGGGGCTGACCGTCGCGTACGACCGGCTGCTGATCGCGACCGGCTCCGATCCGTTCATCATCCCGGTGCCGGGCAAGGATCTGCCCGGCGTCATCTCGTTCCGCGACATGGCCGACGTCGATCACATGCTGGCGGCGGCCGGCCGGGGCGGCGCGGCGGTGGTCATCGGCGGCGGGCTGTTGGGGCTGGAAGCGGCGCACGGCCTGACGCTGCGGGGCATGAAGGTGACGGTGATCCACCTGATGCCGACGCTGATGGAACGCCAGCTCGACGAGGCCGCGGGATGGCTGCTCAAGTCGGCGCTGGAGGCACGCGGCCAGGTGATCCTGACCGAGGCCAACACCGCCGAAATCGTCGGCGACACGCACGTCGAAGGCGTCCTGTTGAAGGACGGGACGCTGATCCCGGCGAGCCTCGTCGTCATGGCGGTCGGCATCCGCCCGTCGGTGGCGCTCGCGCGCGACGCCGGGCTGGAGATCGGCCGCGGCATCAAGGTCGACGACCATATGGTCACCAGCGATCCGTCGATCCTCGCGGTCGGCGAGTGCGTCGAGCATGACGGCAACGTCTACGGCCTCGTCGCGCCGCTCTGGGACATGTGCCGGGCGCTGGCCGATGGCCTCGTCGGGCGGCATAGCGGCTATCGCGGATCGGTGACGTCGACCAAGCTCAAGGTCGCCGGGCTCGACGTATTCTCGGCGGGCGATTTCTCGGGTGGTGCCGGCGCGGAGGACATCGTGTTGCGCGACGCGTCGCGCGGCATCTACAAGCGCGTGGTGGTCAAGGACGACCGCATCGTCGGCGCGGTGCTGTACGGCGACACCGCTGACGGCGGCTGGTATTTCGACCTGCTCAGGCGCGGCGAGAACATCGCCCCCATCCGCGACATGCTGATCTTCGGCCAGTCCTTCGCCTCGGGAGGGGCGCAGGCGGACCCTAAGGCGGCCGTTGCGGCGCTCTCCGACGATGCGGAGGTCTGCGGCTGCAACGGCGTCACCAAGAGCAAGGTCGTGGCGTGCATCGGCGCCGGCAACACGACGCTGGATGCGGTCCGCGCGACCTGTAAGGCATCGGCGTCGTGCGGATCGTGCACCGGCGTCGTCGAAACGCTGCTCGCGGTGACGCTGGGCGACGACTATTCGGGCGAACGCACGGTGAAGACGATGTGCAAATGCACCAGCTTCGGCCACGACGACGTCCGCCGCGAGATCGTCGCGCAGGGCATGCGATCGATCCCCGAAGTGATGCAGAAGATGAGCTGGTCGACGCCCGACGGATGTTCGTCGTGCCGACCCGCGCTCAATTACTACCTGCTCTGCGCGTTGCCCGGCGCGTATAAGGACGACCAGCAGAGCCGGTTCGTCAACGAACGGCTGCACGCCAACATCCAGAAGGACGGCACCTATTCGGTCGTGCCGCGGATGTGGGGCGGCGTGACCAACCCGCGCGAGCTGCGTGCGATCGCCGATGTCGTCGAGAAATACGACGCGCCGCTGGTCAAGGTGACGGGCGGCCAGCGGCTCGACATCTTCGGGATCAGGAAGGAGGACCTGCCCGCGGTCTGGGCAGATCTCAACGCCGCGGGGATGGTCAGCGGCCATGCGTACGGCAAGTCGCTGCGCACCGTGAAGACCTGCGTCGGCTCCGACTGGTGCCGGTTCGGCACGCAGGATTCGACCGGGCTCGGCGTCAGGATCGAGCAAATGACCTGGGGCTCCTGGATGCCGCACAAGTTCAAGATCGCGGTCAGCGGTTGTCCGCGCAACTGCGCCGAGGCGACGATCAAGGATTTCGGCGTGGTCTGCGTTGACAGCGGCTACGAATTGTCGGTCGGCGGCAACGGCGGGATCAAGGTCCGCGCGACCGACTTCCTCTGCAAGGTCGCGACCGAGGAGGAGGCGATGCATCATTGCGCCGCCTTCATCCAATTGTACCGGGAGGAAGCGCGCTATCTGGAGCGCACCGCGCCGTGGATCGAGCGGGTCGGCATCGACTATATCCGCACACGCATCGCCGACGATGCCGCGGGCCGCGATGCGCTGGCGGCGCGGTTCCTGTTCTCACAGACCTTCATGCAGGACGATCCCTGGACCGCGCGCGTCGCGGGCGCGCACGGCGAACAGCATGCGCCGATGGCGCGCTTCACCCCCATCGACGCTACGAGGGAAATGGCATGA
- the nirD gene encoding nitrite reductase small subunit NirD, translating into MIGEWLDIGWVDEIPVRGSRTVQVAGGDDIAVFRTGEGKVFALADRCPHKGGRLSQGIVHGGAVACPLHNWRIALDTGEALGEDKGCTPVIPVKVSGGRVLICRTSTIKAAA; encoded by the coding sequence ATGATCGGCGAATGGCTCGATATCGGCTGGGTCGACGAGATTCCGGTCCGTGGCAGCCGCACGGTGCAGGTTGCCGGCGGCGACGACATCGCGGTGTTCCGCACCGGCGAGGGCAAGGTGTTCGCGCTCGCCGATCGCTGCCCGCACAAGGGCGGCCGGTTGTCGCAGGGCATCGTCCATGGCGGCGCCGTGGCGTGTCCGCTGCACAATTGGCGGATCGCGCTCGATACCGGCGAGGCGCTGGGCGAGGACAAGGGGTGCACGCCGGTGATCCCGGTGAAGGTGTCGGGCGGGCGCGTCCTGATCTGCCGGACGTCGACCATCAAGGCCGCGGCGTGA
- a CDS encoding nitrate reductase, with translation MTGAPLSPPGGKTAGTSAPIRTTCAYCGVGCGILATPTGERSADIKGDPDHPANAGKLCSKGTHLGETIGLEGRLLTPMIGRRTASWDAALGLVAKRFRETIAQHGPNSVAFYVSGQLLTEDYYVANKLMKGFIGAANIDTNSRLCMASAVAGHIRAFGEDIVPASYNDLDAADLIVLVGSNAAWCHPIVYQRIRARCDAGAKLVVIDPRRTETADEADLHLSIRPGTDVALMNGLLAWCRDAGVVDQAYLARHVATPDDFWDRCEGGSDLWSVARVCDVPPQELRRFFELFAATPKTVTMFSQGVNQSLAGTDQVNAIINLHLATGRIGKPGAAPFSITGQPNAMGGREVGGLASSLAAHMDFTPANVARVGRFWAAPNMATRPGLKAVDLFRELGQGRIKAIWIMATNPAVSMPDAGRVREALADCPFVVVSDVVDTTDTSVHAHVRLPAAAWGEKDGTVTNSDRTVSRQRAFMAAPGEARPDWWIVTQVARRMGWKTAFPYDRPAEIWREHCRLSAYENDGARLFALPSHAAKGNAEYDAMAPFRWGGTPFSDGRFPTPDGRARLIPVAQKPVAAPLGKWPMTLNTGRYRDHWHTMTRTGLSPKLARHREEPLVEIHPDDASACGIVDGNLARVTTPQGSSLFRATVVTSQRAGEVFVPIHWTDRTATGGRAGRLPRPLADPVSGQPGFKSTPARIDRVETAWRGFIIVRGQLAAPPDCLWATRVAVPHGSAWDMAGTGDADALDASLPKGQRIEAIDAARGSRRVAILDGGRLRAVLFVTRDGSLPPRDWLVAQLGEAIAAPTLLAGRAAGVQVDRGPIVCACFDVGLKTILAAIADQHLADVPAIGAALGAGTNCGSCRPALAKLLATEGSTHAA, from the coding sequence GTGACCGGGGCGCCGCTTTCTCCCCCCGGCGGAAAGACGGCGGGGACGAGCGCGCCCATCCGCACCACCTGCGCCTATTGCGGGGTCGGCTGCGGCATCCTCGCGACCCCGACCGGCGAGCGGAGCGCCGATATCAAGGGCGACCCCGACCACCCCGCCAACGCCGGCAAACTGTGTTCGAAGGGCACGCATCTCGGCGAAACGATCGGCCTCGAGGGTCGCCTGCTCACCCCGATGATCGGCAGGCGTACGGCCTCGTGGGATGCGGCGCTCGGCCTCGTCGCCAAGCGCTTCCGCGAGACGATCGCGCAGCACGGCCCGAACAGCGTCGCCTTCTACGTGTCCGGCCAGTTGCTGACCGAGGATTATTACGTCGCCAACAAGCTGATGAAGGGGTTCATCGGCGCGGCGAACATCGACACCAATTCGCGGCTCTGCATGGCGAGCGCGGTGGCCGGGCACATCCGCGCGTTCGGCGAGGATATCGTGCCGGCGTCCTACAACGATCTCGATGCCGCCGACCTGATCGTGCTGGTCGGATCGAACGCCGCCTGGTGCCATCCGATCGTCTATCAGCGCATCCGCGCACGCTGCGACGCGGGCGCGAAACTCGTCGTGATCGATCCCCGCCGGACCGAGACCGCGGACGAGGCCGACCTTCATCTCTCGATCCGGCCCGGCACCGACGTCGCGCTGATGAACGGTCTGCTGGCGTGGTGTCGCGACGCGGGGGTGGTCGACCAAGCCTATCTCGCGCGCCACGTCGCGACGCCCGACGACTTCTGGGACCGGTGCGAAGGGGGGAGCGACCTGTGGTCGGTGGCGCGCGTCTGCGACGTGCCGCCGCAGGAGCTCAGGCGGTTCTTCGAACTGTTCGCCGCCACGCCGAAGACCGTGACGATGTTCAGCCAGGGGGTGAACCAGTCGCTGGCGGGGACCGACCAGGTCAATGCGATCATCAACCTCCACCTTGCCACCGGGCGGATCGGCAAGCCCGGCGCGGCGCCCTTCTCGATCACCGGCCAGCCCAATGCGATGGGTGGCCGCGAGGTCGGCGGGCTCGCCTCGAGCCTTGCCGCGCACATGGATTTCACGCCCGCGAACGTCGCGCGGGTCGGCCGCTTCTGGGCCGCGCCCAACATGGCGACCAGGCCCGGGCTGAAGGCGGTCGACCTGTTCCGCGAGCTGGGACAGGGGCGGATCAAGGCGATCTGGATCATGGCGACCAACCCCGCGGTCTCGATGCCCGACGCCGGACGGGTGCGCGAGGCGCTCGCCGATTGCCCCTTCGTCGTCGTCTCCGACGTGGTCGACACCACCGACACGTCGGTCCACGCGCACGTCCGCCTGCCCGCCGCGGCCTGGGGCGAGAAGGACGGCACCGTGACCAACTCCGACCGCACGGTCAGCCGCCAGCGCGCCTTCATGGCCGCGCCGGGCGAGGCCAGGCCGGACTGGTGGATCGTGACGCAGGTCGCGCGCCGGATGGGGTGGAAGACCGCCTTCCCCTATGATCGCCCCGCCGAGATCTGGCGCGAGCATTGCCGCCTGTCCGCCTATGAGAACGACGGCGCCCGGCTGTTTGCGCTGCCCAGTCATGCCGCCAAGGGCAATGCCGAATATGACGCGATGGCGCCGTTCCGCTGGGGCGGCACGCCCTTCTCCGACGGGCGCTTCCCGACACCGGACGGCCGGGCGCGGCTGATCCCCGTCGCGCAGAAGCCGGTGGCGGCGCCGCTCGGCAAATGGCCGATGACGCTCAACACCGGGCGCTACCGCGATCACTGGCACACGATGACCCGCACCGGCCTGTCGCCCAAACTCGCGCGGCATCGCGAGGAGCCGCTGGTCGAGATCCATCCCGACGACGCCTCCGCATGCGGGATCGTCGACGGCAATCTGGCCCGGGTGACGACCCCGCAAGGCAGCAGCCTGTTCCGCGCGACGGTCGTCACGTCGCAGCGGGCGGGCGAGGTGTTCGTGCCGATCCACTGGACCGATCGCACCGCGACGGGTGGCCGCGCCGGCCGCCTCCCCCGCCCGCTCGCCGATCCGGTGTCCGGACAGCCCGGCTTCAAGTCGACGCCGGCCAGGATCGATCGCGTCGAAACGGCGTGGCGCGGCTTCATCATCGTCCGCGGCCAACTCGCGGCCCCGCCCGACTGCCTGTGGGCGACACGGGTTGCGGTGCCACACGGCAGCGCATGGGATATGGCAGGCACTGGCGACGCCGACGCGCTCGACGCATCGCTGCCCAAGGGCCAGCGGATCGAGGCGATCGACGCGGCACGCGGCAGCCGCCGGGTCGCGATCCTCGACGGCGGCCGGCTTCGGGCGGTGCTGTTCGTCACGCGCGACGGCAGCCTCCCCCCGCGCGACTGGCTCGTCGCGCAACTGGGTGAGGCGATCGCCGCCCCGACGCTGCTCGCCGGGCGGGCGGCGGGTGTGCAGGTCGACCGCGGGCCGATCGTCTGCGCCTGTTTCGACGTCGGCCTCAAGACCATCCTGGCGGCGATCGCCGACCAGCATCTCGCCGACGTGCCCGCGATCGGGGCGGCACTCGGCGCGGGGACGAATTGCGGGTCGTGCCGCCCTGCCCTCGCCAAACTCCTCGCCACCGAAGGATCGACGCATGCCGCATGA
- the cobA gene encoding uroporphyrinogen-III C-methyltransferase, whose protein sequence is MPHDFPPGSVWLVGAGPGDPDLLTRKAERLLAAADIVFYDALVGPDILARIPRHVEQVGVGKRSGRHSKDQPAINTLLAEAALAGKRVVRLKGGDPSIFGRSTEEIDHLAAQHIAVRICPGITAASAAAASGGASLTLRGLARKLTFVTAHARAGEALDLDWHALADPDATLAVYMGRAAAAEVSRKLIAAGRAGDTPVMVAVNVSLPSERIVRGKLSALAFLVETISDSDPSLLLIGEAVAKTRYIAATRLSGETPFSSNASTAT, encoded by the coding sequence ATGCCGCATGATTTCCCACCCGGTTCGGTCTGGCTGGTCGGTGCCGGCCCCGGCGACCCCGATCTGTTGACCCGGAAAGCGGAGCGACTGCTCGCCGCCGCCGACATCGTCTTCTACGATGCGCTGGTCGGCCCGGACATCCTCGCGCGCATCCCGCGCCACGTCGAACAGGTCGGCGTCGGCAAGCGATCGGGTCGCCATTCGAAGGACCAGCCCGCGATCAACACGCTGCTCGCCGAGGCGGCGCTGGCCGGCAAGCGCGTCGTCCGCCTGAAGGGCGGCGACCCGTCGATCTTCGGCCGGTCGACCGAGGAGATCGATCATCTCGCCGCGCAGCACATTGCGGTGCGGATCTGCCCCGGCATCACCGCGGCGAGCGCCGCCGCCGCATCGGGCGGCGCCTCGCTGACGCTGCGCGGCCTCGCCCGCAAACTCACGTTCGTCACGGCGCACGCCCGCGCCGGCGAAGCGCTCGACCTCGACTGGCATGCGCTCGCCGATCCCGATGCGACGCTCGCGGTCTATATGGGCCGCGCCGCCGCCGCCGAAGTGTCGCGCAAGCTGATCGCCGCCGGCCGCGCCGGCGACACGCCGGTCATGGTCGCGGTCAACGTGTCGCTGCCGAGCGAGCGTATCGTGCGCGGCAAATTGTCGGCGCTGGCGTTTCTGGTCGAGACGATCAGCGATAGCGACCCGTCGCTGCTGCTGATCGGCGAAGCCGTCGCCAAGACGCGCTACATCGCCGCTACCCGGCTGAGCGGCGAGACGCCATTCTCGTCGAACGCCTCGACCGCGACGTAA
- a CDS encoding family 43 glycosylhydrolase, whose protein sequence is MIAWLALAAAVPAQTYANPVDLDYRYNFEQVNEGVSYRTGADPVIVPFKGAYYLFLTLADGYWRSTDLVTWRFVKPSRWPAEGIVAPAVSSDGERLLIMPSMTTQGTIYSSGDPASGRIDLFVRRMPPLPGAVRSGFEETIKPGEVPPGPWDPDLFRDDDMRWYLYWNSSNVFPIYGAPVGFADGKLTYGSPRKSFILLDPDRHGWERFGQDHSGTTPDGTPVKPYMEGAWMTKVRGRYYLQYGAPGTEYNAYATGTYVGTSPMGPFTYAAYNPIGYKPGGFVQGAGHGNTFQDLHGNWWNTGTPWIGYNWTFERRVGLWPTVFDADGQMRVSTRFGDFPQRLPTGRVTDPDMLFTGWMLLSYRKRAQASGSVAGHGPGDATDENPRSFWLSPDKAPGATLTIDLGAVKTIRAVQVDFADYQAGRFGDAPDIYTEFQLQSSRDGREWRPLARTEAPRRDRPNAYFELPRPTAARFVRYVHGQIGGAHLAIADLRVFGSAGGAAPVAPELVEATRAADTRDATIRWRRIAGAVGYNVRWGIRPDRLALTYQVFADRVADGPAAVLPLRALTKGQGYYVAVEAFDENGVSPLSRVAAM, encoded by the coding sequence ATGATCGCCTGGCTCGCGCTCGCTGCCGCCGTGCCGGCGCAGACCTATGCCAATCCGGTCGACCTCGACTACCGCTACAATTTCGAGCAGGTCAACGAGGGCGTGTCGTATCGCACCGGCGCCGACCCGGTGATCGTGCCGTTCAAGGGCGCCTATTATCTCTTCCTCACGCTGGCGGACGGATATTGGCGTTCGACCGACCTCGTCACTTGGCGCTTCGTCAAACCCAGCCGCTGGCCGGCGGAGGGGATCGTCGCACCCGCCGTGTCCTCGGACGGCGAGCGGCTGTTGATCATGCCGTCGATGACGACGCAGGGGACGATCTACAGCAGCGGCGATCCGGCGAGCGGGCGCATCGACCTGTTCGTCCGCCGCATGCCGCCGCTGCCGGGCGCGGTACGATCGGGCTTCGAGGAGACGATCAAGCCCGGCGAGGTGCCGCCCGGACCATGGGACCCGGACCTGTTCCGGGACGACGACATGCGCTGGTACCTCTATTGGAATTCGTCGAACGTCTTCCCGATCTACGGCGCGCCCGTCGGCTTCGCTGACGGCAAGTTGACGTACGGCAGCCCGCGCAAATCCTTCATCCTGCTCGATCCCGACCGTCACGGCTGGGAGCGTTTCGGTCAGGATCACAGCGGCACCACCCCCGACGGCACGCCGGTCAAGCCGTATATGGAGGGCGCGTGGATGACCAAGGTCCGTGGCCGCTACTATCTGCAATATGGCGCTCCGGGCACCGAATATAATGCGTATGCAACCGGCACCTACGTCGGCACCTCGCCGATGGGGCCATTCACCTACGCCGCCTATAATCCCATCGGCTACAAGCCCGGCGGCTTCGTGCAGGGCGCCGGGCATGGCAATACGTTCCAAGATCTGCACGGCAATTGGTGGAACACCGGGACGCCGTGGATCGGTTATAACTGGACGTTCGAGCGGCGCGTCGGACTGTGGCCGACCGTGTTCGATGCCGATGGGCAGATGCGGGTATCGACCCGCTTCGGCGACTTCCCGCAGCGGCTGCCGACCGGGCGCGTCACTGATCCCGATATGCTGTTCACCGGCTGGATGCTGCTCTCCTACCGGAAGCGCGCGCAGGCGAGCGGCAGCGTCGCGGGGCATGGACCGGGCGACGCCACCGACGAAAATCCGCGCAGCTTCTGGTTGTCGCCGGACAAGGCGCCCGGCGCGACGCTGACGATCGATCTCGGGGCGGTGAAGACTATACGCGCGGTGCAGGTCGACTTCGCCGACTATCAGGCCGGGCGGTTCGGCGACGCGCCCGACATCTATACCGAATTCCAGCTGCAATCCTCGCGCGACGGGCGGGAATGGCGGCCGCTCGCGCGCACCGAAGCGCCACGGCGCGACCGCCCCAACGCCTATTTCGAACTGCCGCGACCGACGGCCGCCCGCTTCGTCCGCTACGTCCACGGCCAAATCGGCGGCGCGCATCTCGCGATCGCCGACCTGCGCGTCTTCGGCAGCGCTGGCGGGGCGGCCCCCGTCGCACCCGAACTGGTCGAGGCGACGCGCGCCGCCGATACGCGCGACGCGACGATCCGCTGGCGGCGGATCGCCGGCGCCGTCGGCTATAACGTGCGTTGGGGGATACGCCCCGACCGGCTCGCGCTGACCTATCAGGTCTTCGCCGACCGCGTCGCGGATGGACCGGCGGCGGTACTGCCGTTGCGCGCGCTGACCAAGGGGCAGGGCTATTACGTCGCGGTCGAGGCGTTCGACGAGAATGGCGTCTCGCCGCTCAGCCGGGTAGCGGCGATGTAG
- a CDS encoding DUF6445 family protein: MTPSLLRIGHGESPVVVVDDASGAVDRIVDLAAALAPYPAAGGHYPGVRRVLAAGDGAAYDYATALLDRVAPFVGGAFAIDGFDWIEASFSIVTTAPQTLTPVQRAPHFDATDEGYIAVLHYLSDQPAGTAFYRQRATGIERVDDGNRAAFLAAARRDGPALDGYINASTAAFEQIGRVDARRDRVVIYQGCLLHSGIIPDDLPLSADPRRGRLTANLFVQAQR, from the coding sequence ATGACGCCGAGCCTGCTCCGCATCGGGCACGGCGAGAGCCCGGTCGTCGTCGTCGACGATGCGAGCGGCGCGGTCGACCGGATCGTCGATCTCGCGGCGGCGCTGGCGCCTTACCCCGCGGCGGGCGGCCATTACCCCGGGGTTCGCCGCGTCCTCGCTGCCGGCGACGGTGCGGCCTACGATTATGCCACCGCGCTTCTCGACCGCGTCGCGCCGTTCGTCGGCGGCGCCTTTGCGATCGACGGCTTCGACTGGATCGAGGCGAGTTTCTCGATCGTCACCACCGCGCCGCAGACGCTCACGCCGGTGCAACGCGCGCCGCATTTCGACGCGACGGACGAAGGCTATATCGCCGTGCTGCACTATCTGTCCGACCAGCCGGCCGGGACCGCCTTCTACCGGCAGCGCGCCACCGGGATCGAGCGCGTCGATGACGGCAATCGCGCCGCCTTCCTTGCTGCCGCGCGTCGGGACGGTCCGGCGCTCGACGGCTATATCAATGCGAGCACCGCCGCGTTCGAACAGATCGGCCGGGTCGACGCGCGGCGTGATCGCGTCGTCATCTATCAGGGTTGCCTGCTCCATTCGGGGATCATCCCGGACGATCTGCCGCTCAGCGCCGACCCGCGGCGGGGGCGGCTGACCGCCAACCTGTTCGTCCAGGCGCAGCGATGA